The following are encoded in a window of Spea bombifrons isolate aSpeBom1 chromosome 2, aSpeBom1.2.pri, whole genome shotgun sequence genomic DNA:
- the LOC128473781 gene encoding disks large-associated protein 5-like, whose amino-acid sequence MDTRSQFAGRYKKDLSTETLRAKVARRKSITQKENRHKEFRKGRGLALADGKAQPRRERHGSRVVSKPKQQMSKERLEMLQRFKEEKLLRKLKDQREKAAKGVFKCGLYKPDVMLLPPAPPQKAVKVKAKDQGDEKWEDVPSVDVQIAQLSKRATIPISEVAGLKDPMDKRAETSCRRVFQSSGFQRKVTLSSASVAKAQGIWLQSLESSLSDAMDEGLSKLFKNLKLANSFLVEAAEESLKLLACNMGLSSVARRALWLRSWAADTASKSTLCDLPFERTKLFGSPLEELIRHITVCTVETNTTTSPQRKECVTEQYSCTSAQQSPPSQTIISDALQENKELEQLEEPQHDVPYFRNILKSETERLFILSTEWGKKVDGDIPEDAKDLIRTTVGQTRLLITERFKQFEGLVDNCEFKRGEKETTCTDLDGFWDMIYFQVEDVGKKFVNLGKLEENSWQQNTVQTKKAVKKRIVSAPKQSQGDNGRAAARGRLAAIKAALKDKGKPTEPVAEVASDLPKQLELVVFDAGFFRIESPAKPKKDVKINRRSSQTPNASKSITKTSRIHVTGLFLEDDVECLEIKGSKSPVGRVLFTADKESTLNTEESCKSTDFSDNKDDSSQAIPEKYLVPTECIDLEFGDSSAAKPSECNLDAILTTNASFVDDVFITSPGKTVEEISIHSPFKDLLGEFADADCKIDSDGIPLRGSCSPSNTVE is encoded by the exons ATGGATACCAGGTCGCAATTTGCTGGCCGCTACAAAAAAGATCTGAGCACCGAAACCTTAAGGGCCAAAGTGGCCCGGCGCAAATCCATCACTCAGAAGGAGAACAGACACAAGGAGTTCAGAAAGGGCAGAGGCCTAGCGCTGGCGGATGGAAAAGCACAGCCCCGGAGGGAGAGACATGGATCCAGGG TTGTCTCTAAGCCCAAACAGCAGATGTCAAAAGAGCGCTTGGAAATGCTGCAGCGCTTCAAAGAAGAAAAGCTACTCCGAAAATTAAAAGACCAAAGAGAAAAGGCAGCTAAAGGGGTTTTTAAATGTGGTCTCTATAAACCGGATGTTATGCTTCTTCCACCTGCGCCCCCTCAAAAGGCTGTGAAAGTCAAAGCAAAAGATCAG GGTGATGAGAAATGGGAAGATGTCCCTTCAGTAGACGTCCAGATAGCTCAGCTTTCTAAACGTGCTACCATTCCCATTAGTGAAGTGGCTGGTCTAAAAGACCCTATGGATAAGAGGGCAGAAACGTCCTGTAGACGAGTGTTCCAGTCATCTGGTTTCCAGCGTAAAGTGACGTTATCTAGCGCATCTGTGGCTAAAGCCCAAGGTATCTGGTTGCAGTCCTTAGAAAGCAGTCTGTCGGACGCTATGGATGAAGGTTTGTCTAAGTTATTTAAGAACCTAAAGCTGGCTAATAGCTTCCTGGTGGAAGCTGCAGAAGAGAGCCTTAAACTATTGGCCTGTAATATGGGTTTGTCTTCTGTGGCTAGAAGAGCATTATGGCTTCGCTCTTGGGCAGCAGATACTGCTTCAAAGTCTACCTTATGTGATTTACCATTCGAAAGAACCAAGCTATTCGGGTCTCCCTTGGAGGAGCTGATCAGACATAT TACTGTCTGTACTGtagaaacaaacacaacaacTTCTCCTCAAAGAAAAG AATGCGTGACTGAGCAGTATTCCTGTACATCTGCTCAACAATCTCCTCCATCTCAGACTATTATATCGGATGCTTTACAGGAGAACAAAGAGCTGGAGCAACTAGAGGAGCCGCAGCACGATGTGCCTTACTTCCG AAACATACTGAAGTCTGAGACGGAGCGGCTTTTCATACTGTCCACggagtgggggaaaaaagttgaTGGAGACATTCCAGAGGATG CAAAGGATCTGATACGCACAACTGTTGGGCAAACACGACTCCTAATTACAGAGCGGTTTAAACAGTTTGAGGGACTTGTGGACAACTGTGAATTCAAGCGTGGTGAAAAGGAAACTACGTGCACAGATCTCGATGGTTTCTGGGATATGATCTACTTTCAG GTTGAAGATGTGGGTAAGAAGTTTGTCAATCTTGGGAAGCTGGAAGAGAACTCATGGCAACAAAACACAGTTCAGACCAAAAAAGCTGTAAAA AAGAGAATTGTTTCAGCACCAAAGCAGAGTCAAGGTGATAATGGGAGGGCTGCAGCTCGAGGTCGTCTCGCTGCAATTAAAGCTGCCCTGAAAGACAAAGGAAAGCCAACAGAACCAGTAGCTGAAGTAGCCTCAGATCTCCCCAAGCAGCTTGAACTGGTAGTCTTTGACGCTGGGTTCTTTCGAATTGAGAGCCCTGCCAAACCAAAAAAAG ATGTGAAAATAAATCGAAGATCATCTCAAACACCCAACGCTTCCAAGTCCATCACGAAAACCTCTAGAATTCATGTTACCGGCCTCTTTCTAGAAGATGATGTGGAGTGTTTGGAAATAAAGGGTTCAAAATCTCCTGTAGGAAGGGTGCTATTCACTGCAGACAAAGAAAG caCATTAAACACAGAAGAATCTTGTAAAAGTACAGATTTCAGCGATAACAAAGATGAT TCCTCCCAAGCGATTCCTGAAAAATATTTGGTACCTACAGAGTGCATTGATCTAGAGTTTGGAGATTCCTCCGCAGCCAAGCCGAGTGAGTGTAACCTGGACGCGATTCTCACAACTAACGCTTCATTTGTGGATGATGTCTTTATAACCAGCCCTGGAAAAACTGTCGAAGAAATCAGTATCCACTCTCCATTTAAAGATCTTCTTGGGGAATTTGCTGATGCAG acTGTAAGATTGATTCTGATGGAATCCCTCTCCGAGGAAGCTGCAGTCCTTCAAACACGGTAGAATAA